The proteins below are encoded in one region of Aeromonas veronii:
- the tsaD gene encoding tRNA (adenosine(37)-N6)-threonylcarbamoyltransferase complex transferase subunit TsaD: protein MRVLGIETSCDETGIAIFDDQKGILSHQLYSQVKLHADYGGVVPELASRDHVRKTIPLIQAALKEAGLGKDDINGIAYTAGPGLVGAILVGATIGRSLAMAWNKPAVAVHHMEGHLLAPMLEERSPAFPFVALLVSGGHSMLVRVDGIGSYELLGESIDDAAGEAFDKTAKLMGLDYPGGPLLSRLAEKGTKERFTFPRPMTDRPGLDMSFSGLKTFAANTIAANGDDEQTRADIARAFEDAVVDTLAIKCRRALKETGLNRLVVAGGVSANRHLRAQLAELMESLHGEVFYPRTEYCTDNGAMIAYAGMQRLKAGVFEPLVVKAVPRWPLDTLDPV from the coding sequence ATGCGTGTATTGGGCATAGAGACATCCTGTGACGAAACCGGGATCGCGATCTTCGACGATCAAAAAGGGATCCTTTCCCATCAGTTATACAGCCAGGTCAAGCTGCATGCGGACTACGGCGGCGTGGTTCCCGAGCTCGCCAGCCGGGATCATGTGCGCAAGACGATCCCCTTGATCCAGGCCGCCTTGAAGGAGGCCGGGCTCGGCAAGGATGACATCAACGGCATCGCCTATACCGCGGGCCCGGGCCTGGTTGGGGCCATCCTGGTGGGAGCCACCATAGGTCGCTCCCTGGCCATGGCATGGAACAAACCGGCGGTGGCCGTGCACCACATGGAGGGTCACCTGCTGGCCCCCATGCTGGAAGAGCGATCCCCCGCGTTTCCCTTCGTGGCGCTGCTGGTCTCCGGCGGCCACTCCATGCTGGTGCGGGTCGATGGCATCGGCAGCTATGAGCTGCTGGGGGAATCCATCGACGACGCCGCCGGCGAGGCCTTCGACAAGACCGCCAAGCTGATGGGGCTGGACTATCCGGGCGGCCCCCTGCTCTCCCGTCTGGCCGAGAAAGGCACCAAGGAGCGCTTCACCTTCCCCCGTCCCATGACCGACAGGCCGGGCCTCGACATGAGCTTCTCCGGTCTCAAGACCTTCGCCGCCAACACCATCGCCGCCAACGGTGACGACGAGCAGACCCGCGCCGACATCGCCCGCGCCTTCGAAGATGCCGTGGTCGATACCCTGGCCATCAAGTGTCGTCGCGCCTTGAAGGAGACCGGTCTCAACCGTCTGGTGGTGGCCGGCGGTGTCAGCGCCAACCGTCACCTGCGGGCCCAGTTGGCCGAGCTGATGGAGAGCCTGCATGGCGAAGTGTTCTATCCGCGTACCGAGTATTGCACCGACAACGGCGCCATGATCGCCTACGCCGGTATGCAGCGCCTGAAGGCGGGGGTATTCGAGCCCCTGGTGGTCAAGGCCGTGCCACGCTGGCCGCTGGACACCCTGGATCCGGTGTGA
- a CDS encoding helix-turn-helix domain-containing protein, with product MKSAINQNTPKRLTRREAAAYLGLSEKTLGVWASNGRYEIPYYKLGNRTLYERTDLDAFLASRKMLHSSKPANPIQ from the coding sequence ATGAAATCCGCAATAAACCAGAACACACCGAAACGCCTCACCCGCCGTGAGGCTGCCGCCTATCTTGGGTTGTCAGAGAAGACCCTAGGGGTCTGGGCCAGCAATGGCCGCTATGAGATCCCGTACTACAAGCTAGGCAACCGTACCCTCTACGAACGCACCGATCTCGATGCGTTCCTCGCCTCCCGCAAGATGCTGCATTCCAGCAAACCAGCGAACCCCATCCAATAA
- a CDS encoding LysM peptidoglycan-binding domain-containing protein, with translation MRSRVWQGSSVVVLSWLLLACSSSKTAAPVQSLGNDPIASTIPTRQAMAKPGIQGSSYTVVRGDTLYSIAFRSGMDVASLTSLNGISPPYNIYPGQQLRLDGSSGAVASTGMAVSRPVATGNGTYEVRRGDTLSSIGRQFNVSNQTLAQRNNLQAPYGLHVGQVLSVPTAASTGSSQMVASTAVTSSGPKPLATAPTGTTTPFISQKSIAPASSTAYAQPKEQKTSSSSSTLAWHWPTQGRIVEGFSVAEQGNKGIDISGQKGQPIYAASGGKVVYAGSALRGYGKLIILKHNDDYLSAYAHNDELRVKEGDSVKGGAVIANMGSTDAPDVRLHFEIRYKGKSINPMGYLPKR, from the coding sequence ATGCGTTCGCGTGTTTGGCAAGGTAGCAGTGTCGTCGTGTTGTCATGGCTGCTGCTTGCCTGCTCTTCCAGCAAGACAGCTGCTCCGGTGCAGAGTCTGGGCAATGACCCCATTGCCTCGACCATTCCGACCCGTCAGGCCATGGCCAAGCCGGGCATCCAGGGCAGCAGTTACACTGTGGTCAGAGGGGATACCCTCTACTCCATCGCCTTCCGCTCCGGCATGGATGTCGCATCGCTGACCAGCCTCAACGGCATCAGTCCTCCCTACAACATCTATCCGGGTCAGCAGCTGCGACTGGATGGCTCCTCTGGTGCCGTGGCCAGCACCGGCATGGCGGTGAGCCGCCCGGTTGCCACCGGCAACGGCACCTACGAGGTGCGTCGCGGCGACACCTTGAGCAGCATTGGCCGCCAGTTCAACGTCTCCAACCAGACCCTGGCCCAGCGCAACAATCTGCAGGCTCCGTACGGACTCCATGTCGGTCAGGTGCTGAGCGTACCGACGGCCGCCAGCACGGGCAGCAGCCAGATGGTGGCCAGCACGGCAGTGACCAGTTCGGGACCCAAACCCCTGGCCACGGCACCAACAGGTACGACCACTCCGTTCATCTCGCAAAAAAGCATTGCTCCGGCATCTTCAACAGCATACGCTCAGCCGAAAGAACAAAAAACCAGCAGTTCCTCGTCGACACTCGCGTGGCACTGGCCGACCCAAGGCAGAATCGTCGAAGGCTTCTCTGTGGCTGAACAGGGCAACAAGGGCATCGACATCTCGGGTCAGAAGGGGCAACCCATCTACGCCGCCAGCGGTGGCAAGGTGGTTTACGCGGGCAGTGCACTGCGAGGTTACGGCAAGCTGATCATTCTGAAGCACAACGATGACTACCTCTCTGCCTATGCCCACAACGACGAGTTGCGGGTGAAGGAGGGAGACTCCGTCAAGGGCGGAGCCGTCATCGCCAATATGGGTAGCACGGATGCACCGGATGTGCGCTTGCACTTTGAAATCCGGTACAAAGGCAAGTCAATCAACCCGATGGGTTATTTGCCAAAGCGTTAA
- a CDS encoding GPO family capsid scaffolding protein has protein sequence MSSQVKTGWVCIATSGPTLDGRNISPEFLHQMAEVYDPSFYVANLWPEGVRARPLGSVDALKVQEEGDRLKLLAVLCPTLELIDLNTNGTHGFCTIEACENFAGTGKWYLAGVTVTDQPCLTGLTKLQFSAKPPSARPLLVPAAVPTPAPANPAFRTSKPEQMFSQLEALSAGLTALSQKLDSFTPYHPSQPPAPAADHRDDPTHANHYRPH, from the coding sequence ATGAGCAGTCAGGTAAAAACAGGCTGGGTCTGTATCGCGACCTCGGGGCCCACCCTGGACGGGCGGAACATCAGCCCTGAGTTTTTGCACCAGATGGCGGAGGTCTACGACCCGAGTTTCTACGTGGCCAACCTCTGGCCGGAAGGTGTCCGCGCTCGCCCGCTTGGGTCTGTGGATGCGCTGAAGGTGCAAGAGGAAGGCGACCGCCTCAAGTTGCTGGCGGTGCTGTGCCCCACCCTGGAGCTGATTGACCTCAACACCAACGGCACTCACGGCTTTTGCACCATTGAAGCCTGCGAGAATTTCGCAGGCACGGGCAAGTGGTATCTGGCTGGCGTCACGGTCACTGACCAACCCTGTCTGACGGGGCTGACCAAACTGCAATTCAGTGCCAAGCCACCGAGTGCCCGCCCGTTGCTGGTGCCTGCCGCTGTGCCGACGCCAGCCCCCGCCAATCCGGCTTTCCGTACATCAAAACCGGAGCAGATGTTTAGTCAATTAGAGGCCCTGTCCGCTGGACTGACAGCGCTTAGCCAGAAGCTGGACAGCTTTACTCCCTATCACCCCAGTCAGCCGCCCGCACCCGCCGCTGACCATCGCGACGACCCCACTCACGCCAATCACTACCGTCCCCACTAA
- the rpoS gene encoding RNA polymerase sigma factor RpoS has translation MSQEQLVMQDAELEFDEELETQEEEEVQEVTAEAEETISDELLVPELNKVMDATQLYLGEIGFSPLLTAEEEVYYARRALRGDKAARKRMIESNLRLVVKIARRYNNRGLVLLDLIEEGNLGLIRAVEKFDPERGFRFSTYATWWIRQTIERAIMNQTRTIRLPIHVVKELNVYLRTARELSHRLDHEPTAEDIAHALDRSVDDVNRMLKLNEKITSVDTPIGGDRDKALLDVLSDERGMGPELESQDDDMRASIVHWLEELNPKQREVLARRFGLLGYEPATLEDVGAEIGLTRERVRQIQVEGLRRLREILLGQGLSIEALFRTN, from the coding sequence ATGAGCCAAGAACAACTGGTAATGCAGGATGCAGAGTTAGAGTTCGACGAAGAGCTGGAAACCCAGGAGGAAGAAGAGGTTCAGGAGGTGACTGCAGAAGCCGAGGAGACGATCTCCGACGAGCTGCTGGTACCTGAACTGAACAAGGTGATGGATGCCACCCAGCTCTATCTGGGGGAGATAGGATTCTCCCCCTTGCTCACGGCCGAAGAGGAAGTCTACTACGCTCGTCGTGCCTTGCGGGGTGACAAAGCCGCCCGCAAGCGCATGATCGAATCCAACCTGCGCCTAGTGGTAAAGATTGCCAGGCGCTACAACAATCGCGGCCTTGTGCTGCTGGATCTCATCGAAGAGGGCAACCTCGGTCTTATCCGCGCGGTCGAGAAGTTCGACCCGGAACGCGGCTTCCGTTTCTCCACCTATGCCACCTGGTGGATCCGCCAGACCATAGAGCGGGCCATCATGAACCAGACTCGCACCATCCGTCTGCCCATTCATGTGGTCAAGGAGCTGAACGTCTACCTGCGTACCGCCCGGGAGCTCTCCCACCGCCTCGATCACGAGCCCACCGCCGAAGACATCGCCCATGCGCTGGATCGCTCGGTGGACGACGTGAACCGCATGCTCAAGCTCAACGAGAAGATCACCTCGGTGGATACCCCCATCGGCGGCGATCGGGACAAGGCGCTGCTGGACGTGCTCTCCGACGAGCGCGGCATGGGCCCTGAGCTGGAATCCCAGGACGACGACATGCGCGCCAGCATCGTGCACTGGCTGGAGGAGCTCAATCCCAAGCAGCGGGAAGTGTTGGCCCGTCGCTTCGGCCTGCTCGGCTATGAGCCGGCGACCCTGGAAGACGTGGGTGCCGAGATAGGCCTGACCCGGGAGCGGGTGCGCCAAATCCAGGTTGAGGGGTTGCGCCGCCTGCGGGAGATCCTGCTGGGACAGGGGCTTTCGATAGAGGCCTTGTTCCGGACCAACTAA
- a CDS encoding host cell division inhibitor Icd-like protein, translating into MATIPTPAVSKTYTFLIAQRSCRLATLRRLRTVSTIAHSEAEARAHLPGLPLVFLSRRPSEEVAA; encoded by the coding sequence ATGGCTACTATCCCCACCCCTGCTGTATCCAAAACTTATACTTTCCTGATCGCACAGCGCTCCTGCCGCTTGGCCACCCTGCGCCGACTTCGCACTGTTTCCACCATCGCCCATAGCGAAGCCGAGGCCCGCGCCCATCTGCCCGGCCTGCCGCTGGTGTTCCTCTCCCGTCGTCCGTCAGAGGAGGTGGCAGCATGA
- a CDS encoding P2 family phage major capsid protein, with amino-acid sequence MNLSDLLRDVRLSFTPVPQASFGNLDEATSMALTAALVQAVPFLWMVSIQGIDDPTAPRFDPLKPGLRSGRKAQGRFLVQADPSKRQHEYEELDSSVMWTWQQLAQMLAGLDQRQVNNLLEELALAAFGDDLIRVGFHGQSAAPNTDPVANPNGEDVMVGWPALAKAADPEGLRVLRDAVTFDPSGKGDYTDLDAMVYSLVEKLPESYRQDPRLIVMVGGDLLRAHQQAHLKPGQVRDKQQRMKIADQPFISHQHMPSTYLAITLVENLQVLTVNRTHRLNAGDIDDLASWGIRYNRAQSYALGIPTAYAAFDAITIATQE; translated from the coding sequence ATGAACTTATCTGACCTGCTGCGCGATGTACGCCTGAGCTTTACCCCTGTGCCCCAAGCCAGCTTTGGCAACCTGGACGAGGCCACGAGCATGGCCCTGACGGCAGCCCTGGTGCAGGCCGTCCCGTTTCTGTGGATGGTGTCCATTCAAGGGATAGATGACCCTACCGCGCCCCGCTTTGACCCACTCAAGCCAGGGCTGCGCAGTGGCCGCAAGGCGCAAGGGCGCTTCCTGGTACAAGCCGACCCGAGCAAGCGCCAACACGAGTATGAAGAGCTGGACAGCAGCGTGATGTGGACATGGCAACAGCTGGCCCAGATGTTGGCGGGGCTCGACCAGCGACAGGTCAACAACCTGCTCGAAGAGCTGGCGCTCGCCGCCTTTGGGGATGACCTGATTCGGGTCGGCTTCCATGGCCAATCTGCCGCCCCCAACACAGACCCCGTGGCCAACCCGAACGGGGAAGATGTGATGGTGGGCTGGCCCGCCCTGGCCAAGGCCGCTGACCCCGAGGGGCTGCGGGTGCTGCGCGATGCGGTCACCTTCGACCCGAGCGGCAAAGGTGATTACACCGACCTGGATGCGATGGTGTATTCCCTGGTTGAGAAGCTGCCAGAGAGTTACCGCCAAGACCCGCGCTTAATCGTGATGGTCGGCGGCGACCTGCTACGGGCTCACCAGCAAGCCCACCTCAAGCCAGGACAGGTACGGGACAAGCAGCAGCGCATGAAGATTGCCGACCAGCCCTTTATCTCGCACCAGCACATGCCCAGCACTTACTTGGCCATCACCCTGGTCGAGAACCTGCAAGTGCTCACCGTCAACCGCACCCACCGCCTCAACGCGGGGGACATTGATGACCTCGCCAGCTGGGGTATCCGCTACAACCGTGCCCAGTCCTATGCCTTGGGCATTCCCACCGCCTACGCCGCCTTTGATGCCATCACTATCGCCACCCAGGAGTAA
- the rpoD gene encoding RNA polymerase sigma factor RpoD, protein MEQTPQSQLKLLVAKGKEQGYLTYAEVNDHLPQDIVDSDQIEDIIQMINDMGIQVVENAPDADDLIMAEGGTADEDAAEAAAQALASVESEIGRTTDPVRMYMREMGTVELLTREGEIDIAKRIEDGINQVQSSVAEYPEAITYLLEQYDKYEAEQLRLSDIISGFIDPNETDDVAPTATHIGSELSEDDLADEDEDEDEDEDEDGDSDDDGDGGPDPEVAREKFGELRAQYEVTRLSIQKNGRAHDDTQAAIAQLADVFRQFRLMPKQFDRLVNNMREMMERVRVQERIIMKLCVEQAKMPKKTFVAAFTNNECETAWFEYQKQAGKAWSPRLVEMDEDVLRAIGKLQQIEEETGLSIAQIKDINRRMSIGEAKARRAKKEMVEANLRLVISIAKKYTNRGLQFLDLIQEGNIGLMKAVDKFEYRRGYKFSTYATWWIRQAITRSIADQARTIRIPVHMIETINKLNRISRQMLQEMGREPNPEELAMRMGMPEDKIRKVLKIAKEPISMETPIGDDEDSHLGDFIEDTTLALPADAATSESLRNATREVLAGLTAREAKVLRMRFGIDMNTDHTLEEVGKQFDVTRERIRQIEAKALRKLRHPSRSEVLRSFLDE, encoded by the coding sequence ATGGAGCAAACCCCGCAGTCTCAGCTTAAACTCCTCGTTGCCAAAGGTAAAGAACAGGGCTACCTGACCTATGCCGAGGTGAACGATCACCTCCCGCAAGACATCGTCGACTCCGACCAGATCGAAGACATCATCCAGATGATCAACGATATGGGTATCCAGGTGGTGGAAAACGCCCCGGATGCCGATGACCTGATCATGGCTGAAGGTGGTACTGCCGATGAGGACGCTGCCGAAGCAGCGGCCCAGGCTCTGGCATCTGTTGAATCTGAGATTGGTCGCACGACCGATCCCGTCCGCATGTACATGCGGGAAATGGGTACCGTCGAACTGCTGACCCGCGAAGGCGAAATCGACATCGCCAAGCGGATCGAAGACGGTATCAACCAGGTACAAAGCTCCGTTGCCGAGTACCCTGAAGCCATCACTTACCTGCTCGAACAGTACGACAAGTACGAAGCCGAGCAGCTGCGTCTGTCTGACATCATCTCCGGCTTTATCGATCCCAATGAAACGGACGATGTGGCGCCGACCGCCACCCACATCGGTTCCGAGCTCAGCGAAGATGACCTGGCTGACGAAGATGAAGACGAAGACGAAGACGAAGATGAAGACGGCGACAGCGATGACGACGGAGACGGTGGTCCGGATCCCGAAGTCGCCCGCGAGAAATTCGGCGAGCTGCGTGCCCAGTACGAAGTAACCCGTCTCTCCATTCAGAAGAATGGCCGTGCCCACGACGACACCCAGGCCGCGATTGCCCAGCTGGCCGATGTGTTCCGTCAATTCCGCCTGATGCCCAAGCAGTTCGATCGCCTGGTCAACAACATGCGTGAAATGATGGAGCGGGTCCGTGTGCAGGAACGCATCATCATGAAACTCTGCGTTGAGCAGGCCAAGATGCCGAAGAAAACCTTCGTCGCGGCCTTCACCAACAACGAGTGCGAGACTGCCTGGTTTGAATACCAGAAGCAGGCCGGCAAGGCGTGGTCACCGCGTCTGGTGGAGATGGACGAAGACGTGCTGCGTGCCATCGGCAAACTGCAACAGATCGAAGAAGAGACTGGCCTCTCCATTGCCCAGATCAAGGACATCAACCGTCGCATGAGCATCGGTGAGGCCAAGGCCCGCCGTGCGAAGAAAGAGATGGTCGAGGCAAACCTGCGTCTGGTTATCTCCATCGCCAAGAAATACACCAACCGCGGCTTGCAGTTCCTGGACCTGATCCAGGAGGGCAACATCGGTCTGATGAAGGCGGTGGACAAGTTTGAATACCGTCGTGGCTACAAGTTCTCGACCTATGCCACCTGGTGGATCCGTCAGGCCATTACCCGCTCCATCGCGGATCAGGCCCGTACCATCCGTATCCCGGTGCACATGATCGAGACCATCAACAAGCTCAACCGTATCTCCCGCCAGATGCTGCAGGAGATGGGTCGTGAACCGAACCCGGAAGAGCTGGCCATGCGCATGGGCATGCCGGAAGACAAGATCCGCAAGGTATTGAAGATCGCCAAAGAGCCCATCTCCATGGAGACGCCCATCGGTGATGATGAAGACTCCCACTTGGGCGACTTCATCGAAGATACCACCCTGGCGCTGCCGGCGGATGCGGCTACCAGCGAGAGCCTGCGCAACGCCACCCGCGAAGTGCTGGCCGGTCTGACCGCCCGCGAAGCCAAGGTACTGCGCATGCGTTTCGGTATCGACATGAACACTGACCACACCCTCGAGGAAGTGGGCAAGCAGTTCGACGTCACCCGTGAGCGTATTCGTCAGATCGAAGCCAAGGCCCTGCGCAAGCTGCGCCACCCGAGCCGCTCGGAAGTGCTGCGCAGCTTCCTGGACGAATAG
- a CDS encoding DUF927 domain-containing protein, which produces MTSLRIVSDVSLAARGRWPTILTELGLSIPKRGQHGPCPACGGKDRFRLDDKEGRGTWICSQCGAGDGLTLLAKATRKSTKEAAQEVATLLGLSPAGLDAQEVAARRQNAEQVATKARQDEEKANRKACTRAASILRDCIKGHTSYLASKHLQDWLADTNQTLLREARHNFPPGSLVIPLTDENDQLVNVQLIDSQGEKRYLAGGQKAGAFHRLTGGLQVAICEGYATGVSVHLATGATVYCAMDSSNLQAVAEIAQRREGKSPILIAGDNDLHIDGNPGQAKAQQAAAVIGGLVSLPHEAGDWNDYHQAHGLLDTKKAIMISYADTKTPTEQTPTVQELPDNYSMSKERLFAMEWRGKGEDAERVPVPICSPLHVTAITHTEQGQGFGRLLEWRDTNGKTRRWAMPMRMLVHKGGEEVFGQLAESGLSYINMSKKNLLRDYLMSCQPQARITCVERTGWHKQAYVLPNGNLGPDANEVILQTTGYVNNDFTTSGTLAEWQAQVAALAVGNSRLAFSLSCAFAAPLLSLIGVEGGGFHLKGESTDGKTTVMMAAASVYGPEAFAHTWRATGNAIEGIASRRNDALLCLDEIKEVDGREAGLVAYMLANGQGKGRSRQDGELRERKQWRLLFLSTGELSLEDHAEQAGQRTFAGMEIRTIQIPSDTGKHGAFEELHGMTDGRQFADTLRERLHCQHGTAFRAYVDALANDLNGHSAWMKGEIRRLITTMTPEGAGNQVGRAINRFALVAAAGELATRLGITGWAAGEATKAARACLDAWLADRGHLGNQEDAATLRQIRQFFTAYQYSRFADWDDPNHRPTQMVGYRKNPKMGSDEGVLFYILPEGWREINKGRDYKKATQLILKMEWLHTSSTGKVQMLARLPGMNQKPKRVYILNDLVLGQ; this is translated from the coding sequence ATGACCTCTCTACGCATTGTCTCTGATGTATCCCTGGCTGCCCGTGGTCGGTGGCCCACCATCTTGACTGAACTTGGTCTATCCATTCCCAAACGTGGCCAACATGGCCCCTGCCCGGCCTGCGGTGGAAAAGACAGGTTTCGCCTGGATGACAAGGAAGGACGGGGCACCTGGATATGTTCGCAATGCGGGGCCGGTGATGGCTTAACTCTTCTGGCCAAGGCCACCCGCAAAAGCACCAAGGAGGCCGCCCAAGAGGTGGCCACCTTGCTCGGGTTATCCCCAGCGGGTTTGGATGCGCAAGAGGTAGCCGCCCGCCGACAGAACGCTGAGCAAGTAGCGACCAAAGCCAGACAGGACGAAGAGAAAGCCAACCGTAAAGCCTGCACCAGGGCCGCCTCAATCCTACGCGATTGCATCAAAGGGCATACCTCCTACCTAGCCAGCAAGCACTTACAAGATTGGCTGGCAGACACCAATCAGACCTTGCTCCGGGAGGCGCGGCATAACTTCCCCCCGGGCTCTCTGGTGATCCCGCTCACGGATGAAAATGATCAGCTGGTCAACGTCCAACTCATCGACTCCCAGGGGGAAAAGCGCTATTTGGCCGGCGGCCAGAAAGCAGGGGCATTTCACCGGTTAACCGGCGGCCTACAGGTGGCCATCTGTGAAGGCTATGCAACGGGCGTCTCTGTCCACTTGGCCACGGGGGCAACCGTCTATTGCGCCATGGATTCAAGCAACCTGCAGGCGGTGGCAGAGATTGCCCAACGCAGAGAAGGCAAAAGCCCAATCCTAATCGCAGGGGATAACGACCTCCACATTGATGGCAACCCCGGCCAAGCCAAAGCCCAACAAGCGGCAGCAGTGATCGGGGGGTTGGTCAGCCTCCCCCATGAAGCCGGTGACTGGAACGATTACCACCAAGCCCATGGGCTGCTCGATACCAAGAAGGCGATCATGATTTCCTACGCAGACACTAAGACACCAACAGAGCAGACCCCCACCGTCCAGGAGCTGCCGGACAACTACAGCATGAGCAAAGAGCGACTCTTTGCCATGGAATGGCGCGGCAAAGGAGAGGATGCCGAACGGGTGCCGGTGCCTATCTGTTCCCCGCTGCATGTCACAGCGATCACCCATACCGAGCAAGGACAGGGCTTTGGCCGCTTGTTGGAATGGCGGGATACCAACGGCAAGACCCGCCGTTGGGCGATGCCAATGCGAATGCTGGTTCACAAGGGTGGAGAGGAAGTATTCGGCCAGTTGGCAGAAAGCGGGCTCAGTTACATCAACATGAGCAAAAAGAACCTGCTGCGTGATTACCTGATGAGCTGCCAACCGCAAGCCAGGATCACCTGTGTCGAACGTACCGGCTGGCACAAACAGGCTTATGTGCTGCCAAACGGCAACCTGGGGCCGGACGCCAACGAGGTGATCTTGCAAACCACCGGCTATGTGAATAATGACTTCACCACGTCCGGCACCTTAGCCGAATGGCAAGCCCAAGTGGCCGCTCTTGCTGTCGGTAACAGCCGGTTAGCTTTTTCCCTGTCCTGTGCCTTTGCAGCCCCCCTACTCTCCCTGATTGGGGTCGAGGGGGGAGGCTTTCACCTGAAAGGCGAGAGTACCGACGGTAAGACCACCGTCATGATGGCCGCCGCCAGCGTGTACGGCCCCGAGGCATTCGCCCACACATGGCGGGCCACCGGTAACGCCATAGAAGGGATCGCCAGTCGCCGCAATGATGCCTTGCTTTGTCTGGATGAGATCAAGGAGGTGGATGGACGAGAAGCGGGTCTGGTGGCCTATATGCTGGCTAACGGACAGGGCAAGGGCCGAAGCCGCCAGGATGGTGAACTGCGTGAGCGCAAGCAGTGGCGCTTGCTGTTCCTCTCTACCGGTGAGCTTTCCCTGGAAGACCACGCCGAGCAGGCAGGCCAGCGTACCTTTGCCGGTATGGAGATCCGCACTATCCAGATCCCGAGTGATACCGGCAAGCACGGCGCGTTTGAGGAACTGCACGGCATGACCGATGGCCGCCAGTTCGCCGATACCCTGCGCGAACGCCTGCACTGCCAACACGGCACCGCTTTTCGCGCCTATGTCGATGCATTGGCCAATGACCTGAACGGGCACAGCGCATGGATGAAGGGCGAGATCCGCCGATTGATCACCACTATGACCCCCGAGGGCGCCGGTAATCAGGTAGGGCGCGCCATTAACCGCTTTGCCCTGGTCGCTGCGGCCGGTGAGTTGGCCACCCGTCTCGGGATCACTGGATGGGCTGCTGGAGAGGCAACCAAAGCCGCTCGAGCTTGCCTTGATGCGTGGCTGGCCGACCGCGGTCACCTAGGCAATCAGGAGGATGCTGCGACCCTACGCCAGATCCGTCAGTTCTTTACCGCTTACCAGTACAGCCGCTTTGCTGATTGGGACGATCCTAATCACCGGCCGACACAGATGGTGGGATATCGGAAGAACCCTAAAATGGGAAGTGATGAAGGGGTTTTGTTCTATATTTTGCCGGAAGGATGGCGAGAGATAAATAAAGGGCGTGATTACAAAAAGGCAACGCAGCTGATATTAAAAATGGAATGGCTTCATACATCATCAACCGGGAAAGTTCAGATGTTGGCAAGATTGCCAGGCATGAACCAAAAACCTAAACGAGTTTACATTTTAAACGATTTAGTCCTAGGCCAATAA
- a CDS encoding GatB/YqeY domain-containing protein, with translation MSLKDQLKDQQKLAMLAKDKARLGTIRLLMAEIKQREIDTRVELNDEDILAVVTKMVKQRRDSISQFEAAGRQDLADKEFAEIQVLQEFLPQQLTADEVASLIEQAITESGAAVMGDMGKVMAVLKPKIQGRADVGAVSAQVKTRLA, from the coding sequence GTGTCTCTGAAGGATCAACTCAAGGATCAACAAAAACTCGCCATGCTGGCCAAAGACAAGGCCAGACTGGGGACGATCCGTTTGTTGATGGCAGAAATCAAACAGCGTGAAATTGATACCCGTGTCGAGCTCAATGATGAGGATATCCTCGCTGTCGTGACCAAGATGGTCAAACAGCGCCGTGATTCCATCAGCCAATTTGAAGCTGCCGGTCGTCAGGATCTTGCCGACAAAGAGTTTGCCGAGATCCAGGTGCTGCAGGAATTCCTGCCACAACAACTGACCGCAGACGAGGTTGCCAGCCTGATCGAGCAAGCCATCACTGAAAGTGGGGCTGCCGTCATGGGCGATATGGGTAAAGTCATGGCTGTCTTGAAGCCGAAAATTCAGGGGCGTGCCGATGTCGGCGCCGTCAGTGCGCAGGTGAAAACCCGCTTGGCGTAA
- the rpsU gene encoding 30S ribosomal protein S21: MPVIKVRENEPFDVALRRFKRSCEKAGILSEVRSREFYEKPTTIRKRAKASAVKRHAKKLSRENARRIRLY, encoded by the coding sequence ATGCCAGTAATCAAAGTCCGTGAAAATGAGCCGTTTGACGTTGCTCTGCGTCGCTTCAAGCGTTCTTGCGAAAAGGCCGGTATCCTGTCTGAAGTTCGTAGCCGTGAGTTCTACGAGAAGCCGACTACCATTCGCAAGCGCGCCAAAGCGTCCGCCGTCAAGCGTCACGCCAAGAAGCTGTCCCGCGAAAACGCACGTCGTATCCGCCTGTACTAA